GGATAAATCAACATGAACTCCATCCTCCCTTACATCCAAATCTAACAGTTGGGTATTTTCAGGAATGGCACTAAAATCATCGGTATCCGAACCCTGTAGAAGCATATTAAAGGCATTGGTTAATACTTCTTCTTGGGTGGTTGCCCTTGGTAAGTCGGTAGTACGGGGGATAATTTCTAAATTTTCGTTGAGCCAATAGAGATTTACCCTTTGTCCTTCGGGTTGGGTGGGTTGTTCTGGATCAGTTGGTTGGGTGGGTTCTACGATGGTAGGATCAGGAACCTGGGTGGTTTCTCTGTTGAGGGAAGTATAAGCCAGTAGGGCGGCGGCAGTACCTAGTACGAGAACGACACCGCCGACAACGATGGTATTTTTCAAAGAGGAAAAGGGGTTAGTATTTTTATCTGCCATGGTAAAAAATAGATATTTAAATATTTATAGTTGAACTAATTTTAACGATTAGGAACATGAATTAATGCAGTCATTCCTATATTGTCATCTTCTATATTGAATTCTGATAGTCTGGCGATGACACCAAATCTTTGTAAACCATTTAAGTCTAACCGAGCATTAAGATTTTGGGTGAAACCTTGTAATAGTTGATCTGATATGGCACGACCGTTTAATGTTCCCCTTGGTTCAACAATTCTTAACCTTTGTCCTGCTACTAATTCTATGCCAAATTCTAGGTTAAAATCTACTCTTACCCCCGGCATCTGGGATCTAGCAACGGTACTTAGTCTTAATCTTTGATCTGGTCTTAGGTTTATACTAACTTCTTCTAATTCAAAGCCTTCTGGTACGGAGGGGGGAATGGATGAGGATATAATTTCAAAGGCTCGGGGCGATCGCACCATAGCATTAAGATCATCTTCCGTCAAAACCGTACGAATACCCACATTAATATCACTCTGGACAATTTCTCGCCAAGTTTCGGCATTAATCTCTCGAATACGACCAAAATCAAATTGAAGGGGATCTGTTTCTAACTCAAAGACATCTAAGCGGAAATTTTCTCGCAATTCCCAACCCCGCACAGCCAACCTCACTCGATCAACTTTTCCCTTAACAATGTTGTGGGTAGGAACATTCTCCACCCTTACCTCTATTTCTTCCACGGATTCGGAATTTTGTTTGATGGCATTGGTAAAGGCACTATCAATAATAAATCCCCCCGAAGACATTAAAGTCGTAAAAATTGTAAAGGTGCTAATAAAAAATTCCATTATTTTAATAAATACTTAGAATGTGATAAACAAGTGAAATAGTGAGGCTGAAGAATAAGGAACGGTGTTAGCAATTAATAGTAATTATCCTCAACAAATATGATCGTACAACTTTTATCTTGGAACCTAAACCCTAACACCTCCTTTGGCTAAAGATCGATAACCGTAATCCAATCTTGATAATTAGGATCTCTATTTTCCGTAATAGCAGTCAAAGTCTCTTTAATTTTAGTGGTAATAGGTCTTTCGGGAGACAGGTGATAATTTTCTACCCTCTTCACAGGAGTTACCTTCGCCGCCGTACCACATAAAAATAACTCATCGGCAATGAACAATTCTGTTTTATCAATTTCCCTTTGTTCTACTTCTAAGCCCAAATTTTTGGCAATGGTAATGACACTATCTCTGGTAATACCTTCAAGAATATCTTGATCAAAACTAGGAGTAATTAGTTTATCATTTCTGACCATAAAAATATTCATCCCCGTGGCTTCGCATACCTTACCTTGGGAGTTCATCAAAATAGCTTCATCAAAACCAGCATCCACCGCCTCAGTCTTGGCTAACGCAGAGGTAATATACGCACCACTGATTTTACCTCTAAGGGGTAAACTACGGTCTTCTTGGCGATACCAAGAGCTAATCCTGCAACTAATACCATCGGGGGATAAATAATCACCCATTTCTAAACCGTAAACAAAAAAGTTTTTTTCAATATTATGTAAACGGGGGGCAACCCCTAAGTCGGAGGTATAAACGAAAGGACGAATATAAAAAGGATTTGTGGGAGCATTTTTACTGACAAAATCCTTAATGACATCATAAATTTTTGTGGCGGGTAAGTCGTAGTGAAGATATTTGGCACTATTACTTAATCTCTTGCAGTGACGATCTAAACGAAATAATAACACCTGTTTAGGATTTTGAGGGTTGATAGTACCTCTCAAGCCACCAAAGGCACCTGTGCCATAGTGTAGGGCGTGGGTAGCAATAGAAATATTAGCATCTTTAAAGGGAACGAAGTTACCTTCAAAATAGGCGATGGGTAAAAAATCAGGCATAATTTGGATCAATAAATTCTAGTCAGTCTTATAATTATATAGGTGTTTTTATCCTATCATTAAAACACTCAACATTATTTATTGTTAGGGTTTAGGGGATGGTTATTGAGTGGATAAAGTTTGAGGTCTGTTCTTCCTACCATGGCTTTTTTTTGGCACAAGATCAATTAATTTGGACTAATGCCTTACAAAGATATGAGGGGTTTATGGATAAGCAAGTTTGGCTCAATCCTAACCACAAAGATGAAATTATTTTTGTCATTTCTTGGGCTTCTCGGGAGTTGTGGAAAGGTATTCCTCCTGAAGATTTAGCATTAATTGATCAGGAGTTTCAAAGGGCGATGGGGGATATTTCTTTTCGGATGGTTGAATCAAGGGAGTTTAATCTTCATCAATTCCCTTGACAGTTTTTTGGGTGTTGCTGATTTTAGATATGATTTATCATTGAGGCAGGGAACAGGGAACGGGGAACAGGGGACAGTTATAATATTTTGAAGTCTCAATTTTTAGTGTCATTCAATTATATTTCATACCATGATTAAGCAATGCCGTCTTTTGAACAGTCATATCGCCTTAATTCACTCTTGTTAAGGGTTTGAGACGCACAGAAGCTATTAATCCAAAAGTACCTGCGATCGCCCCTATCAATAACCAAAGAGCAAAGGAATAACCCTTAGTATCAGCGACAATTCCAGCTGATAGACCGATAAAACAATGTAATAAAGCTAATAAAAAAATTACATTTGGACTAGGATTTGTTATTAAATCTAACATAATAAATAACTATAAATTTTAACTATATTAAAACGATAAATATATTAATTTTTATCGACTTGATAACCAAATTCAGCTAATCTTAACCGTGATTGTCTCCATTTTGGTTCAACCTTAACAAACAACTCTAAATATACCTTACCAGTTAATATTTTCTGCATTTGTTGACGGGAAGCAGAACCAATTTCCTTCAACATACTACCTTTATCGCCAATTATAATCCCTTTTTGGGATTTTCTTTCCACACTAATGGCGGCATAAATTTTAGTTAGCTTAGGAGTTTCCACCATCTTTTCAATGGTGACAGCCACAGAATGGGGTATTTCTTCTCTGGTTAATAATAAAATTTGTTCCCTAATCAATTCTCCCATAATAAACCTTTCGGGTTGATCTGTTACTAAATCAGGAGGATAATAATAGGGACCAAAATCAAGATTTGTGATTAATTTTTGTTGTAATTCTTCTAACCCAAAACCATTAACCGCAGAAAACTTTACCTGTTGCCAATTATCCCGACAAATTTCCCTATAACTAGCATCGATTTCCTCTCCATTACCCTTTTGTAAATCCGCTTTATTTAAACCCAGAATTACAGGGGTATTACTATTTTGCAATAAATCGGCTATGTAGCGATCGCCCCCACCAGCCTTTTGCGCACAATCAACTACAAACAAAACCACATCCACATTATTAATTGCTGACACCGCATTTTGTACCAAAACCCTTCCTAATTCATGGTGGGGCTTATGAATACCGGGAGTATCCACAAAAATAATTTGAGCCTCATCGGTGGTTAAAATCCCCTGTAAACGGTTACGAGTAGTTTGTGCCACTGGGGAAGTAATCGCCACCTTTTGCCCAATTAATTGATTCATCAAAGTAGACTTACCCACATTGGGGCGCCCGATAATAGCAATAAAACCAGATTTGAAATTTTCTGGGGCAATGGGGATAATACTAGAAACTAAATCATTAACATTCGACATAGAATATTTTATATAACTATTTAACTATACAATGCAATTATAAGAAATTAAGATTTCACCCATCTCAAAAGTATCCACAATAATTGGCATCCTTCACATTTTACTCTAATCACCACCAGCAAATGAATTTAACCACAGAACAAATCTTAACCAAATATCACAACGGAGAAAAAGACTTTAGCCATAGTAAGCTATTAGAAGCAGAAATAATCAAGGCTAACCTATCTGGTACTAACTTTGCCCATAGTGATTTACGACAATCAAGATTAGGGCAAACTGATTTTAGTGATAGTAATTTTAGTCATGCTGATTTGAGTGAAGCTATTTTGTGGGGAACAAATTTTAATCAGGCAAACTTAAAACAGGCAAGTTTTCGAGATGCAGATTTAAGCAATGCTCATCTGATAGACAGTAATTTGCAAGGTGCCAATTTGATTCAAGCTATTTTGTGTGGCGTTAACTTTAAAGGTGCAAATTTAACCAATGTTATGGCTATCTATGCCGACTTTCGTATTTCTTCTGATTATCGTACCAACTTAAGTGAAGTAAATCTGAGTAATGCCGATTTAAGCTATAGTTTTTTATCCCAAGCCCTTTTATATCGAGCTAATTTGAATGGTGCAAAGCTATGTCGAGCGCACCTAGGCAAAAGAAAATACAATCAAAGTAACCTTGTTACTGACTTAACCGAAGCTAGTTTACAAAATGCCGATTTGAGCTATGCAGACTTATCAGGAGTTATTCTGGTGGGTGCAAATCTTCGGGGTGCAGATTTAACAGGCACAATTTTGGATGGGGCAATTTTGACTAATGCTATCATGCCCGATGGTCAAGTTATAGTCTTGTAAAGGTGTGAAGAATGGATAATTGACAATTAACAATTAATAAACTGCACCCTGCAACTAGAAGCCTGAAACCTAACCATACTGACAGCTTTTATCCCCAACTGAGGTTATCTATCTTTGAGATTGTAGAAGTTGAGTAATTCCTTTTTTCTCCACTAATCCCAATAGGGTACCATCTTCTTTGATGACAGTTAACTCAGTTTCTTTTTGTTGTTCCAACATTTTAACTACTTCCAAAAGAGTTTCTGTATCACTGACAGTTTTAACATCGTCATGGGATTTCATTAATTCCTTGATAGTTGTTTCACCCCAAAGATGAGTAGAAATATTTTTCAAGTCTTCTACTTCTAAAACCCCTACTAACATATTTTCTTCGTTGGTAACAAGAAATTTGCGCCAAGGCTGTTTACCAATGATGTAGTTATTGGCAAATTCTCTGAGGGTTAAGTTTTCTTTGACAATGGGGCTTTCTTTGGTGATAGCGTCACTAGCTGTAAAGTGATTTAGCTTATCTTCTAATCTAGCAGACTGGGCAGCGGTACCTGCATTTTGAAGTAAAAACCAACCGATTAGGACTGTCCAAAAGTTACCAAAAGGAATTACTCCTAATGTACCTAATGCACCAATGATAACGGCTGTCCAACCAAAAAACTGTCCAAAACGTCCTGCGAAGATAACACCTTTTTGAGGATTTCCTGTAATTTTCCAGACAATGGCTTTTAATACGTTACCACCATCGAGGGGTAATCCCGGAATCATATTAAACAATGCCAAGATGAGGTTAATATAAGCCAATAGGGAGACAACAAGGGAAAGAGCCAATGGTAGGGGAGTAGTTACCTGAATGGCGGTAAAGATAGCAAATAGTATTATACTTACTAAAGGCCCGGCGATCGCAACGGCAAAGGCTTCTCCCGGAGATTTAGATTCTCTTTCTAAGGATGCTAAACCACCAAAGATAAAGAGGGTAATGGATTTTACCTCAATTCCTTGAGAAATCGCCACAAAACTATGCCCCAATTCGTGGGCTAACACTGAGGCAAAGAGTAGTAAAGAAGCAAATAAACCCACTAACCAAGGAAGTACCCCCGGAAGTTCGGTGGTAAATGCTAGTTGTCCACCATAGGTAAGAGTCATTAAACCCAATACTAAAAACCACGAGGGGTTGATATAAAAGGGAATCCCAAATAAATTCCCAACTCTGATATTACCATTCATATATTGTTCGTCTCCTTATTTGACTTAGTATTTTAAATCGCTTTTGGAAATACGATTATCAAAAAATAATGTTTATTATTGCTAATACTATATTACGATATATTTTGAAATATAAAAAGCAAAAATAGAGCGGTAATCCGTCTATTTATTGTTCGGTTAAATGTTTCTATCATTTCCTGTTTACCAAAATATATATTTTAAAAAACTAATATTTTTGGGTAAATAAAATTACCATAAAAGACTTTATAACACCTAACAAAAAACCCTAAACTCTTGTGTAGTAAGAATTTAGGGAGCATTTAATTAATTATTTAAGAGAAAATAAATTAATATAAATTTATTTTAGTCACGGCTATTAATGGCGATTAAAAGTCGAAGAATAAACACGAATAAATTGATGTAAGTTAGGTACATGGACAAAGCCGCACTCAGATATTGTTCATCTCTGTAGGTGCGAGGTAGGATATAAAAATCTACCACAGAAACTCCCGCAAAGAGAAAAACACCAAAACCAGAAATACCAACCTCTAACCAACTAGGAGTATATACCCCAAAAAGGCTAAAAATTAATTGTCCTACTAACACCACCAATAAACCAATCATCGCCATAGAGACGGTTTTAGTCAGTGCCAAGCCATCTTCTTCTGATAGATTAGAGCCAATATTTCGGGCGGCAATGAACGTTACACCACAGCCCAAAGCTGCGATCGCAACGCCATTAATACCTACCCCCTCAGTGCCTAACGCAACGTAAACCAAACCACTGAGAGTATAACCAGACAAAAGACTATAAACAGCCAAAAGAGGTAGAGCAGTAGAATTATTTGCCTTTTCTGCAATGCCTCTGACCACGAAAAATAGGATCAACTCAGCAACTAACGCCACGAAAAAAGTGGTCATAAAAATACCGGGGTTAGAGCGAAGCACCCCCAAACCGCCATAGGTACCCACAGCAGTTAAAACTAAGCCACCGCCCAAAAATGGTAACGCATTGGGAATGACATTAGGACCTACTAATGCTTTATTTTGGGCATTTTGAATTGCCCCACGAAAATTACTACTTGTAGCCATATATTTTGTTCTTAAAACCTAAGATATTATTACTATAGCTACTATTTTAAATCAGAAGATCTCTCTCCGACTTACGGAAAACCGATAACAAATATCGTTTGTGGGTGCAGAAATCAATAACTTCCAGAGGACAAGAAAAAACTTTTTACAAAATTTTACAAAACGTTACAAAACTATGATATAATTTTGCCACTCTAAATAAAACAATATAATAAAAGTGTATATGATAGCGGATCAATTTCCTTGGCTCACCGCAATTATAGCCTTGCCCCTAATCGCAGCCTTATTAATTCCCTTCATCCCCGACAAAGAAGGAAAAACCCTCAGATGGTATGCATTAGGAATAGGCATAACCGATTTCATTTTAATGTGTTACGTTTTTTGGCAAAAATTCGATACAAACAATGCCAACCTACAATTAGTAGAAAGCTATAGCTGGATACCCGACATCGGATTAAATTGGGCAGTATCTGTTGATGGTTTATCCATGCCCCTTGTGTTGTTAGCAGGATTTGTAACCACCCTCTCCATTTTTTCAGCTTGGCAAGTAGATCGTAAGCCAAAACTATTTTACTTTTTATTATTACTACTATACTCGGCCCAAATCGGCGTATTTGTCGCCCAAGACATATTATTACTCTTCATCATGTGGGAATTAGAATTAGTTCCTGTATATCTCCTCGTGTCCATCTGGGGCGGTAAAAAACGTCGCTACGCTGCCACCAAATTTTTACTCTATACTGCCCTTGCCTCTATTTTTATCCTCGTGGCAGGATTAGGGATGGCGTTATACGGTGGAGGTGCCATTACCTTTGACATGGTGGAGTTAGGCTTAAAAGATTATCCCCTCACCCTCGAATTATTACTATACGGTGGTTTATTAGTTGCCTTTGGTGTCAAACTGGCGGTTTTCCCCCTCCATACATGGCTACCTGATGCCCATGGAGAAGCATCTTCTCCCGTTTCTATGATTTTGGCAGGGGTATTATTAAAAATGGGAGGCTATGGTTTAATTCGTCTTAACCTTGGTTTATTATCCGAAGCCCATATTTATTTTGCACCTCTGCTCGTTATCCTCGGGGTGGTAAACATTATTTACGGTGCTTTTGCCTCCTTTGGACAAACTAATATGAAACGTCGTTTAGCTTATTCCTCTGTGTCTCACATGGGATTTGTGTTAATCGGTATTGCTTCTTTTACCGACTTGGGTATTAGTGGGGCTATGCTACAAATGCTTTCCCATGGTTTAATTGCCGCTTTACTCTTCTTCCTTGCAGGGGTAACTTACGATCGCACCAAGACCATGTATTTAGACGAAATGGGTAATATAGGTAAAGTGATGCCCAAGGTTTTCGCTTTATTTACCGCAGGGGCGATGGCTTCCTTAGCCTTACCCGGTATGAGTGGTTTTGTCAGTGAGTTAGCAGTGTTTGTGGGTTATAGTAACAGCGATGTTTATGGTTCGACTTTCCGCACCGTAACTATCCTCCTCAGTGCAGTAGGTTTAATCCTAACCCCCATCTATCTACTATCGATGTTAAGACAGTTATTTTATAGCTCGGATCAAACTTTGATGTGTAATTTGGGAGTACCTACCAATATCATTAACACAGACGAAGATAATGATGAGCCTGTATGTTTCGGGAATGATTGTATTTTGCCTATGAATGCAAAATATGAGGATGCTAAACCAAGGGAGATTTTCATTGCGGCTTCTTTCCTGATTTTGATCATTGGGGTGGGTTTATATCCTAAGTTGGCGACTCAGTTATATGATGTGAAAACCGTGGCAATCAATGCTCAGGTAACAGAATCATATCAACAGGTTGCCCTTACTAATCCTCGTTTTGGCAATAAATTTGTCGAATCCCCTAATCTGGTGGAAAAAGTAGCAATCAATCAGTAAAAACTTAATAACCTCAGTTTGATATGGTGGTTGTAAATATGCTTGGATTGCTGGTTTCGTACCTACAATTGTTCGTCAAACTGAGGTTACAATAGATTTATAGGAGCTAACTTGAATTATATTTTTAGTAGTTCTTTATTGTTCTATTCTCAATTATTAAATGTCAGAAGATTCTCAAACTATCTCCCTTCCCAGTGTTGAAAGTGCGATCGCCCTTGCAGGAAAACAAGAAGAAAACCTAAGATATATAGCGAAAATGACAGGGGCAAACTTATCGTTACAGGGGCAAGATGTCGCCATCTACGGTAAAGCAAAACCCGTTGCGAGGAGTATTGAAGTAATCAAGGCATTAGAAGCCTTTTGGTTAGAGGCAAAACCCATCACCGAGTCAGATATATTAGTGGTGTTTCATGCCCTTGACACCAATAAAATGGAAGAATACGAGGGAATCCAAAAAGAAGTATTAGCCCGTACGAGAAATGGGGAATTAATACGAGCTAAAACTTTTAAACAAAGACAGTATGTTAAAACTATCCAAAAATATGATATTACCTTTGGTATTGGTCCAGCTGGTACAGGAAAAACCTTTTTAGCGGCCGTTTTGGCAGTACAAGCCCTCTTGAATGATGAATGTGAAAGACTTATCTTAACCCGCCCTGCCGTAGAAGCGGGAGAGAAATTGGGCTTTTTACCGGGGGATTTGCAACAAAAGGTTGATCCTTTTTTACGTCCTTTGTACGATGCTTTGTATCAATTCATTGAACCGATTAAAATTCCTGAACTGATTGAAAAAGGTAAAATAGAAGTTGCTCCCATTGCCTATATGAGAGGGAGAACCTTAAGTAATGCTTTTGTAATCGTTGATGAGGCACAAAATACCACCCCTGCACAGTTAAAAATGGTTTTAACCCGTCTTGGTTTTGGTTCTAAAATGGTGGTGACGGGGGATATTACTCAAACTGATTTGCCCAACCAACAACAGTCGGGCTTGATTGTGGCGGCAAAAATTTTACAGGATGTCAATGGTATTGGTTTCTGCAA
The sequence above is a segment of the Cyanobacterium stanieri PCC 7202 genome. Coding sequences within it:
- a CDS encoding hypothetical protein (TIGRFAM: uncharacterized cyanobacterial protein, TIGR03792 family~KEGG: ava:Ava_0333 hypothetical protein~SPTR: Putative uncharacterized protein), with product MVIEWIKFEVCSSYHGFFLAQDQLIWTNALQRYEGFMDKQVWLNPNHKDEIIFVISWASRELWKGIPPEDLALIDQEFQRAMGDISFRMVESREFNLHQFP
- a CDS encoding GTP-binding protein Era (PFAM: KH domain; GTPase of unknown function~TIGRFAM: GTP-binding protein Era; small GTP-binding protein domain~COGs: COG1159 GTPase~InterProIPR006073:IPR002917:IPR004044:IPR005662:IPR 005225~KEGG: cyc:PCC7424_4483 GTP-binding protein Era~PFAM: GTP-binding protein HSR1-related; KH type 2 domain protein~SPTR: GTP-binding protein Era;~TIGRFAM: GTP-binding protein Era; small GTP-binding protein), which encodes MSNVNDLVSSIIPIAPENFKSGFIAIIGRPNVGKSTLMNQLIGQKVAITSPVAQTTRNRLQGILTTDEAQIIFVDTPGIHKPHHELGRVLVQNAVSAINNVDVVLFVVDCAQKAGGGDRYIADLLQNSNTPVILGLNKADLQKGNGEEIDASYREICRDNWQQVKFSAVNGFGLEELQQKLITNLDFGPYYYPPDLVTDQPERFIMGELIREQILLLTREEIPHSVAVTIEKMVETPKLTKIYAAISVERKSQKGIIIGDKGSMLKEIGSASRQQMQKILTGKVYLELFVKVEPKWRQSRLRLAEFGYQVDKN
- a CDS encoding peptidase M50 (PFAM: CBS domain; Peptidase family M50~COGs: COG1994 Zn-dependent protease~InterPro IPR008915:IPR000644:IPR016483~KEGG: cyc:PCC7424_1872 peptidase M50~PFAM: peptidase M50; CBS domain containing protein~SPTR: Peptidase M50); this encodes MNGNIRVGNLFGIPFYINPSWFLVLGLMTLTYGGQLAFTTELPGVLPWLVGLFASLLLFASVLAHELGHSFVAISQGIEVKSITLFIFGGLASLERESKSPGEAFAVAIAGPLVSIILFAIFTAIQVTTPLPLALSLVVSLLAYINLILALFNMIPGLPLDGGNVLKAIVWKITGNPQKGVIFAGRFGQFFGWTAVIIGALGTLGVIPFGNFWTVLIGWFLLQNAGTAAQSARLEDKLNHFTASDAITKESPIVKENLTLREFANNYIIGKQPWRKFLVTNEENMLVGVLEVEDLKNISTHLWGETTIKELMKSHDDVKTVSDTETLLEVVKMLEQQKETELTVIKEDGTLLGLVEKKGITQLLQSQR
- a CDS encoding hypothetical protein (KEGG: syp:SYNPCC7002_A2755 hypothetical protein~SPTR: Putative uncharacterized protein); this translates as MLDLITNPSPNVIFLLALLHCFIGLSAGIVADTKGYSFALWLLIGAIAGTFGLIASVRLKPLTRVN
- a CDS encoding Lipoprotein LpqB, GerMN domain protein (PFAM: Sporulation and spore germination~COGs: COG5401 Spore germination protein~InterPro IPR019606~KEGG: cyh:Cyan8802_2141 putative spore germination protein~PFAM: Lipoprotein LpqB, GerMN domain~SPTR: Putative spore germination protein); translated protein: MADKNTNPFSSLKNTIVVGGVVLVLGTAAALLAYTSLNRETTQVPDPTIVEPTQPTDPEQPTQPEGQRVNLYWLNENLEIIPRTTDLPRATTQEEVLTNAFNMLLQGSDTDDFSAIPENTQLLDLDVREDGVHVDLSFEFTTGGGSASMVGRLGQVIYTASSLEPDTPVWLSVDGEPLELLGGEGLEVEQPMTRELYQEQYQF
- a CDS encoding hypothetical protein (PFAM: Uncharacterised protein family UPF0005~COGs: COG0670 Integral membrane protein interacts with FtsH~KEGG: cyt:cce_3584 hypothetical protein~SPTR: Putative membrane protein) → MATSSNFRGAIQNAQNKALVGPNVIPNALPFLGGGLVLTAVGTYGGLGVLRSNPGIFMTTFFVALVAELILFFVVRGIAEKANNSTALPLLAVYSLLSGYTLSGLVYVALGTEGVGINGVAIAALGCGVTFIAARNIGSNLSEEDGLALTKTVSMAMIGLLVVLVGQLIFSLFGVYTPSWLEVGISGFGVFLFAGVSVVDFYILPRTYRDEQYLSAALSMYLTYINLFVFILRLLIAINSRD
- a CDS encoding branched chain amino acid aminotransferase apoenzyme (PFAM: Aminotransferase class IV~TIGRFAM: branched-chain amino acid aminotransferase, group I~COGs: COG0115 Branched-chain amino acid aminotransferase/4-amino-4-deoxychorismate lyase~InterPro IPR001544:IPR018300:IPR005785~KEGG: syp:SYNPCC7002_A1863 branched-chain amino acid aminotransferase~PFAM: aminotransferase class IV~SPTR: Branched-chain amino acid aminotransferase;~TIGRFAM: branched-chain amino acid aminotransferase) yields the protein MPDFLPIAYFEGNFVPFKDANISIATHALHYGTGAFGGLRGTINPQNPKQVLLFRLDRHCKRLSNSAKYLHYDLPATKIYDVIKDFVSKNAPTNPFYIRPFVYTSDLGVAPRLHNIEKNFFVYGLEMGDYLSPDGISCRISSWYRQEDRSLPLRGKISGAYITSALAKTEAVDAGFDEAILMNSQGKVCEATGMNIFMVRNDKLITPSFDQDILEGITRDSVITIAKNLGLEVEQREIDKTELFIADELFLCGTAAKVTPVKRVENYHLSPERPITTKIKETLTAITENRDPNYQDWITVIDL
- a CDS encoding pentapeptide repeat protein (PFAM: Pentapeptide repeats (8 copies)~COGs: COG1357 Uncharacterized low-complexity protein~InterPro IPR001646~KEGG: cyh:Cyan8802_3757 pentapeptide repeat protein~PFAM: pentapeptide repeat protein~SPTR: Pentapeptide repeat) encodes the protein MNLTTEQILTKYHNGEKDFSHSKLLEAEIIKANLSGTNFAHSDLRQSRLGQTDFSDSNFSHADLSEAILWGTNFNQANLKQASFRDADLSNAHLIDSNLQGANLIQAILCGVNFKGANLTNVMAIYADFRISSDYRTNLSEVNLSNADLSYSFLSQALLYRANLNGAKLCRAHLGKRKYNQSNLVTDLTEASLQNADLSYADLSGVILVGANLRGADLTGTILDGAILTNAIMPDGQVIVL
- a CDS encoding hypothetical protein (PFAM: Protein of unknown function (DUF2993)~KEGG: cyc:PCC7424_0188 hypothetical protein~SPTR: Putative uncharacterized protein); this translates as MEFFISTFTIFTTLMSSGGFIIDSAFTNAIKQNSESVEEIEVRVENVPTHNIVKGKVDRVRLAVRGWELRENFRLDVFELETDPLQFDFGRIREINAETWREIVQSDINVGIRTVLTEDDLNAMVRSPRAFEIISSSIPPSVPEGFELEEVSINLRPDQRLRLSTVARSQMPGVRVDFNLEFGIELVAGQRLRIVEPRGTLNGRAISDQLLQGFTQNLNARLDLNGLQRFGVIARLSEFNIEDDNIGMTALIHVPNR
- a CDS encoding NADH dehydrogenase subunit M (PFAM: NADH-Ubiquinone/plastoquinone (complex I), various chains~TIGRFAM: proton-translocating NADH-quinone oxidoreductase, chain M~COGs: COG1008 NADH:ubiquinone oxidoreductase subunit 4 (chain M)~InterPro IPR003918:IPR001750:IPR010227~KEGG: cyh:Cyan8802_3886 proton-translocating NADH-quinone oxidoreductase, chain M~PFAM: NADH/Ubiquinone/plastoquinone (complex I)~SPTR: Proton-translocating NADH-quinone oxidoreductase, chain M;~TIGRFAM: proton-translocating NADH-quinone oxidoreductase, chain M) produces the protein MIADQFPWLTAIIALPLIAALLIPFIPDKEGKTLRWYALGIGITDFILMCYVFWQKFDTNNANLQLVESYSWIPDIGLNWAVSVDGLSMPLVLLAGFVTTLSIFSAWQVDRKPKLFYFLLLLLYSAQIGVFVAQDILLLFIMWELELVPVYLLVSIWGGKKRRYAATKFLLYTALASIFILVAGLGMALYGGGAITFDMVELGLKDYPLTLELLLYGGLLVAFGVKLAVFPLHTWLPDAHGEASSPVSMILAGVLLKMGGYGLIRLNLGLLSEAHIYFAPLLVILGVVNIIYGAFASFGQTNMKRRLAYSSVSHMGFVLIGIASFTDLGISGAMLQMLSHGLIAALLFFLAGVTYDRTKTMYLDEMGNIGKVMPKVFALFTAGAMASLALPGMSGFVSELAVFVGYSNSDVYGSTFRTVTILLSAVGLILTPIYLLSMLRQLFYSSDQTLMCNLGVPTNIINTDEDNDEPVCFGNDCILPMNAKYEDAKPREIFIAASFLILIIGVGLYPKLATQLYDVKTVAINAQVTESYQQVALTNPRFGNKFVESPNLVEKVAINQ